A region of Pleionea litopenaei DNA encodes the following proteins:
- a CDS encoding cytochrome c oxidase assembly protein, giving the protein MSQRHNKMLLKTVGIVALMTAFTFAMVPLYNVFCEITGINGKVLVSKELYETVEVDPSRTVTVELVTTISRGMPWQFKTMTRRMEVHPGELNEVMFYAKNISSETITGQAVPSVAPSQASFYVSKTECFCFDQQTLTAGQEIDMPMKFYIDPDLPDSVHTVTMSYVLFNATSKDSGAVAAN; this is encoded by the coding sequence ATGAGTCAACGTCACAATAAAATGCTTTTAAAGACCGTGGGGATCGTCGCGTTAATGACGGCGTTCACCTTTGCGATGGTTCCGCTTTACAACGTGTTTTGTGAAATCACGGGAATTAATGGCAAGGTCTTAGTCAGCAAAGAATTGTATGAAACGGTAGAAGTGGATCCGTCGCGAACGGTTACCGTTGAATTGGTTACGACGATCAGTCGTGGTATGCCTTGGCAGTTCAAAACCATGACCCGACGCATGGAAGTTCATCCCGGAGAATTAAACGAAGTAATGTTCTACGCTAAAAATATTTCTAGTGAGACCATTACCGGCCAAGCGGTTCCCAGTGTCGCACCCAGTCAGGCATCTTTTTATGTTAGCAAGACAGAATGTTTTTGTTTTGATCAACAAACCCTGACGGCGGGTCAAGAAATCGATATGCCTATGAAGTTTTATATCGATCCTGACCTCCCTGACAGTGTGCACACGGTAACCATGTCGTATGTTTTGTTTAATGCAACGTCCAAAGACTCTGGCGCAGTCGCTGCAAACTAG
- a CDS encoding COX15/CtaA family protein: protein MIKRTQKKLALFSVFFIIVVIGLGAFTRLADAGLGCPDWPGCYGFVGIPLKEATIAKANAAFPHQPYELHKAWPEMVHRYFAGTLGLLILALFIIAIRRRNDSDAALKLSAVLLSVVTFQAALGAWTVTEKLHPVVVMGHLLGGFTTFSLLIILTLRLYQPKQDFSIAALPPPKTLVSIAMVIVIFQIALGGWTSAHYAALACTDLPVCFDGWYGYSDFIEGFKLWGHEAESYQYGVITNEARVAVHATHRIGAMVVCVVMLVLFWQLWRRRESQSYRRFLTLLAVILVAQISLGVINVTMGLPLFNAVAHNLVGSFLLVTLIGFRTLLWLDSRKKTEVS, encoded by the coding sequence ATGATTAAACGAACACAAAAGAAACTCGCATTATTCTCGGTATTTTTTATTATCGTCGTTATTGGCTTAGGAGCATTCACTCGTTTAGCCGATGCAGGGTTGGGATGTCCAGATTGGCCCGGCTGTTATGGTTTTGTTGGTATTCCGTTAAAAGAAGCAACCATTGCTAAAGCGAATGCGGCATTTCCACATCAGCCTTACGAGTTGCACAAGGCTTGGCCCGAGATGGTGCATCGTTATTTTGCTGGCACCTTAGGATTGCTCATTTTAGCGTTATTTATTATTGCCATACGTCGTCGCAACGACTCAGATGCAGCATTAAAGCTGTCGGCTGTTTTGTTAAGCGTCGTTACGTTTCAAGCAGCATTGGGAGCGTGGACCGTGACAGAAAAGCTTCATCCGGTTGTGGTGATGGGGCATTTACTCGGCGGATTTACCACGTTTTCACTGCTAATTATTTTGACGCTCAGGTTGTATCAACCCAAACAAGATTTCAGTATAGCCGCGCTTCCTCCGCCTAAGACGCTCGTATCAATCGCAATGGTTATTGTTATATTTCAAATAGCCTTGGGTGGATGGACAAGTGCTCATTACGCCGCACTTGCGTGCACCGATTTACCCGTATGTTTTGATGGTTGGTATGGCTACTCTGATTTTATTGAAGGTTTTAAACTTTGGGGGCATGAAGCCGAAAGCTATCAATATGGCGTAATAACCAACGAAGCACGCGTAGCGGTTCACGCCACTCATCGCATTGGTGCTATGGTTGTTTGTGTTGTGATGCTGGTTTTATTTTGGCAATTATGGCGTCGCCGCGAGTCGCAAAGTTATCGCCGCTTTTTAACGTTACTAGCCGTTATTTTAGTCGCTCAAATTTCTTTAGGTGTTATCAATGTGACTATGGGTTTGCCATTGTTTAACGCCGTTGCACATAACCTTGTTGGTAGTTTTTTACTGGTGACTTTAATTGGCTTTCGTACACTGTTATGGCTTGATAGTCGAAAAAAGACGGAGGTTAGTTAA
- a CDS encoding cytochrome c oxidase subunit 3, translated as MTEKTTKYYVPEQSTLPFIGSIGLFFTVFGAGNMIHQTTDKYAAEGTWGMYVMFAGIAVLIYMMWSWWRSTIRESMGGLYSHQMDRSFRYGMLWFITSEVMFFAAFFGALWYARVLIVPWLGGEGNNAMTHALLYPEFLAVWPLTTTPDGETTQAMGAWGLPAINTAILLTSSWTLTIAHHALIEKNRPTLILFTWITALLGVIFLGLQAYEYYHAYTDLGLTLGSGIYGSTFFMLTGFHGLHVTIGTIFLIILSVRCSKGHFTPDNHFAYEAGAWYWHFVDVVWLFLFVFVYAL; from the coding sequence ATGACAGAAAAAACAACCAAGTATTACGTTCCAGAGCAAAGCACGTTGCCGTTTATTGGATCAATCGGCCTGTTCTTCACGGTGTTTGGAGCAGGGAACATGATTCATCAAACAACGGATAAGTATGCCGCTGAAGGAACCTGGGGCATGTATGTAATGTTCGCGGGGATTGCCGTGCTCATTTACATGATGTGGAGCTGGTGGCGTTCTACCATCCGTGAATCAATGGGTGGGCTATACAGTCACCAGATGGACCGGTCATTCCGGTACGGCATGTTGTGGTTTATTACCTCTGAAGTCATGTTCTTTGCCGCTTTCTTTGGCGCCCTTTGGTACGCACGCGTACTCATTGTGCCTTGGCTAGGTGGTGAAGGTAACAACGCGATGACGCATGCATTGTTATACCCAGAGTTTCTAGCGGTGTGGCCGTTAACCACGACACCTGACGGTGAAACCACCCAGGCTATGGGTGCGTGGGGATTACCAGCGATTAATACCGCGATCTTATTGACCAGTTCGTGGACCTTGACCATAGCGCATCATGCTTTGATCGAAAAGAATCGCCCAACGTTGATTTTATTCACTTGGATTACTGCACTTCTCGGCGTTATCTTCTTGGGCTTGCAAGCCTACGAGTACTATCATGCGTATACCGATTTAGGTCTAACGCTGGGTTCGGGGATCTACGGTAGCACCTTCTTTATGCTCACCGGATTTCACGGGTTGCATGTGACTATCGGAACGATTTTCTTGATTATCTTATCGGTGCGATGCTCAAAAGGGCACTTCACACCCGATAATCACTTTGCCTATGAAGCAGGTGCTTGGTATTGGCATTTTGTTGACGTAGTTTGGTTATTCTTATTTGTGTTTGTTTACGCACTTTAA
- the ctaD gene encoding cytochrome c oxidase subunit I yields MAHDHHPTGISRWLFTTNHKDIGTMYLWFSFTMFLIGGLMALGIRLELFQPGLQFWDPNFFNTLTTMHGLIMVFGAVMPAFVGLANWLIPMQIGAPDMALPRMNNWSFWILPFAFGLLLSSLFMEGGAPNFGWTFYAPLSTTYGPPSTDFFIFGVHLMGISSIMGAINVIVTVFNMRAPGMTLMKMPMFVWTWVITAFLLIMVMPVLAGAVTMMLTDRHFGTSFFDAAGGGDPVMFQHIFWFFGHPEVYIMILPAFGIASHIIPTFSRKPLFGYASMVYATASIAFLSFVVWAHHMFTVGMPVAGELYFMIATMIIAVPTGVKIFNWVATMWKGSITFETPMLFALAFVVLFTLGGVSGVMLAMTPVDKQYHDTYFVVAHFHYVLFPGAIFGTIAAVYYWLPKWTGNMYNETLGKIHFWFSIIAVNLTFFPMHFSGLAGMQRRVPDYNMMFEGFNQLSSIGAFMLGFGQLLFLYVVVNCIRGGKGKATGNVWEGAEGLEFTHLPSPAPYHSFEQAPEVK; encoded by the coding sequence ATGGCACACGATCATCATCCAACCGGCATTTCGCGCTGGTTATTTACCACAAACCATAAAGACATAGGAACCATGTATTTATGGTTCTCTTTTACCATGTTCTTAATCGGTGGTTTGATGGCTCTAGGCATACGCCTTGAGTTATTCCAACCTGGATTGCAATTTTGGGATCCTAACTTTTTTAATACACTCACCACCATGCACGGTTTAATCATGGTGTTTGGTGCGGTTATGCCAGCCTTTGTTGGTTTAGCTAACTGGTTAATACCCATGCAAATTGGTGCGCCAGATATGGCCTTACCACGAATGAATAACTGGAGTTTTTGGATATTACCGTTCGCTTTCGGACTGTTATTGAGCTCGCTGTTTATGGAAGGCGGTGCACCGAACTTTGGTTGGACATTTTATGCGCCTTTATCAACGACCTATGGACCTCCAAGCACTGACTTCTTCATCTTTGGTGTTCACTTAATGGGTATTTCATCCATTATGGGTGCCATCAACGTTATCGTGACCGTTTTTAATATGCGCGCGCCTGGCATGACGTTAATGAAAATGCCAATGTTTGTTTGGACTTGGGTAATCACAGCGTTCTTGTTAATTATGGTTATGCCAGTATTAGCGGGTGCCGTGACCATGATGCTGACTGACCGTCATTTTGGCACCTCGTTCTTTGATGCAGCGGGTGGTGGTGATCCGGTTATGTTCCAGCATATTTTCTGGTTCTTTGGTCACCCAGAAGTGTACATCATGATATTGCCTGCCTTTGGTATTGCTTCACACATTATTCCGACCTTTAGTCGCAAGCCTTTGTTTGGATATGCCTCGATGGTTTATGCAACCGCATCGATTGCTTTCTTATCTTTCGTGGTTTGGGCTCACCATATGTTTACCGTTGGTATGCCGGTCGCGGGTGAACTCTACTTTATGATCGCAACCATGATCATTGCGGTACCGACTGGCGTTAAGATCTTTAACTGGGTCGCGACCATGTGGAAAGGCTCGATTACTTTTGAAACGCCGATGTTGTTTGCTCTGGCTTTCGTTGTACTCTTCACCTTAGGTGGTGTTTCGGGTGTGATGTTAGCAATGACGCCAGTGGATAAACAGTATCACGACACCTACTTTGTGGTGGCTCACTTCCATTATGTTCTTTTCCCAGGTGCGATTTTCGGAACCATTGCTGCGGTTTACTACTGGCTGCCGAAATGGACCGGGAATATGTATAACGAGACCTTAGGAAAAATTCATTTCTGGTTCTCTATCATTGCGGTCAACTTAACCTTCTTCCCGATGCACTTCTCCGGTCTTGCCGGAATGCAACGTCGTGTTCCCGATTACAACATGATGTTTGAAGGCTTTAATCAGTTGTCGTCGATCGGTGCCTTTATGCTTGGTTTCGGTCAGTTGTTGTTCTTATACGTTGTGGTGAATTGTATTCGCGGCGGTAAAGGCAAAGCGACTGGCAATGTGTGGGAAGGCGCAGAAGGATTAGAGTTTACTCACTTACCTTCGCCAGCACCTTACCATTCATTTGAGCAAGCGCCAGAAGTGAAGTAA
- the cyoE gene encoding heme o synthase — translation MTSSVIKPSWKDYLELCKPKVVALILLTAVVGMFLAVPGMVPVDILILGTLGIGMASGAAAVVNHVVDAQIDAKMARTLKRPVATGVIDPKKALLFGAIMACLSMAILALWVNALTAVLTFFGLVGYAFVYTMYLKRATPQNIVVGGLSGAIPPLLGWVAVTGSNGKIPAEALLLVLIIFVWTPPHFWALAIHRKDDYAKADIPMLPVTHGIEFTKTNIIFYTILLLLATILPFLIGMFDLIYLLGSTVLGLIFLVYALRMKYADKPGLAMETFGFSVVYLMLLFIVMLVDHYIPISLMSF, via the coding sequence ATGACCTCTTCTGTCATCAAACCAAGTTGGAAAGATTACTTAGAGCTGTGTAAACCAAAAGTTGTTGCATTAATTTTGCTGACTGCGGTGGTTGGAATGTTTTTGGCAGTACCAGGTATGGTTCCTGTCGATATTTTAATTTTAGGCACACTCGGTATCGGAATGGCTTCTGGAGCAGCGGCGGTGGTTAATCATGTCGTTGATGCTCAAATTGATGCCAAAATGGCACGTACTTTGAAACGACCAGTGGCCACTGGCGTCATCGATCCGAAAAAAGCGCTATTGTTTGGTGCGATAATGGCTTGCTTATCCATGGCAATTTTAGCCTTATGGGTAAATGCGCTTACCGCGGTGCTGACTTTTTTTGGGTTGGTAGGCTATGCATTTGTTTATACCATGTATCTCAAACGAGCAACGCCACAGAATATCGTTGTTGGTGGATTATCGGGTGCCATTCCGCCGTTACTCGGTTGGGTAGCGGTGACCGGCTCGAATGGCAAAATTCCCGCCGAAGCTTTGCTTTTAGTCTTGATTATTTTCGTTTGGACACCACCGCATTTTTGGGCATTAGCCATTCATCGAAAAGATGATTATGCTAAAGCCGACATTCCAATGTTACCCGTCACTCATGGGATCGAGTTTACTAAGACAAACATTATTTTTTATACCATTCTATTATTACTCGCGACAATTCTGCCGTTTTTAATTGGTATGTTTGACTTAATCTATTTACTGGGCTCCACTGTGTTAGGTCTCATATTTTTAGTGTACGCATTGCGAATGAAATACGCCGATAAACCAGGCCTAGCCATGGAGACTTTTGGCTTTTCGGT
- a CDS encoding SURF1 family protein has product MIKHPLRHQIKFSFLKHQFSAYSWLILIFLLVLYGLLKLGLWQLDRQQEKAKLLQSIEDIQSSQPLNLSVTYQEVKDYQPVYFEGKALNSPTVLIANEPLDGRDGYHVLNLLQLDSGVEVWVNRGWIAALPDRRNLPVLPELNERWSGTGEVYFSKGKPILYDHALEQRNERIWVLQGRDFSLLKDIANSGQSTRLPFIIRISENTDNGLQQRWQYVSMSPSKHLAYAIQWFGLALALTVIVLIISITKKES; this is encoded by the coding sequence ATGATAAAACACCCGTTACGCCATCAAATTAAATTTTCCTTTTTGAAACATCAATTTAGCGCCTATTCATGGTTGATATTGATTTTTCTGTTGGTACTTTATGGGTTATTAAAGCTCGGACTTTGGCAACTTGATCGACAACAAGAAAAAGCTAAGCTATTGCAATCAATTGAAGACATCCAGTCCAGTCAACCGCTCAATTTGAGCGTGACTTATCAAGAGGTTAAAGACTATCAGCCCGTTTACTTTGAAGGAAAAGCGTTAAATTCGCCGACGGTTTTGATTGCCAATGAACCCTTAGATGGGCGAGATGGTTATCATGTTTTAAATTTGCTTCAACTCGATTCTGGTGTTGAAGTTTGGGTGAACCGCGGGTGGATTGCGGCATTACCTGACCGTCGAAACCTGCCCGTGTTACCCGAGCTGAATGAACGGTGGAGCGGAACCGGCGAAGTGTATTTTAGCAAAGGTAAACCGATTCTTTACGATCATGCTTTAGAGCAGAGAAATGAGCGTATCTGGGTGTTGCAAGGGCGAGATTTTTCGCTGTTAAAAGACATTGCTAACTCTGGTCAGAGTACCCGATTGCCTTTTATAATCCGAATATCAGAAAACACCGATAATGGCTTGCAACAGCGCTGGCAGTACGTCAGTATGTCGCCCAGCAAACATTTAGCTTATGCCATTCAATGGTTTGGTTTGGCACTCGCTCTAACGGTGATTGTACTAATTATTTCAATAACAAAAAAAGAGTCCTAA
- a CDS encoding twin transmembrane helix small protein produces MLGKIIVVILLLAIVFNLFRGLFFLVKDQERGNKRVVNSLSWRIGLSIGLFILLLLLNHFGIVEFHSMPQVKPE; encoded by the coding sequence ATGCTTGGAAAAATCATTGTCGTCATACTGCTATTAGCTATCGTGTTTAACTTGTTCCGTGGCTTATTCTTTTTAGTGAAAGATCAAGAGCGTGGTAACAAAAGAGTGGTTAACTCGTTGAGTTGGCGCATTGGTTTATCCATTGGCCTGTTTATTTTGCTCTTGTTGCTAAACCACTTTGGAATCGTTGAATTTCATTCAATGCCACAAGTGAAGCCAGAATAA